A window of the Chrysemys picta bellii isolate R12L10 chromosome 24, ASM1138683v2, whole genome shotgun sequence genome harbors these coding sequences:
- the LOC101945110 gene encoding LOW QUALITY PROTEIN: uncharacterized protein LOC101945110 (The sequence of the model RefSeq protein was modified relative to this genomic sequence to represent the inferred CDS: inserted 3 bases in 2 codons), which produces MGERQRRIRLTARPGINHHHHRLKLKETLSPIPILGFHVETVAPXRHGPFTLWDVGGQDRIRALWRHXDGLVVVVDGAQIGAGGLLEAEDLQGALRVLLPGARSCVELAEELGLRQQRGREWHAQGCRAVSGQGLPEALEKLAGLVKRYRKARRL; this is translated from the exons ATGGGGGAGCGCCAGAGGCGGATCCGTTTGACAGCAAG GCCGGGaattaaccaccaccaccaccggctGAAGCTGAAGGAGACGctcagccccatccccatcctgGGCTTCCATGTGGAGACGGTGGCGC TCCGCCACGGGCCCTTCACCCTGTGGGACGTGGGGGGCCAGGACCGGATCCGGGCCCTGTGGAGACA GGAcgggctggtggtggtggtggacggGGCCCAGATCGGGGCTGGGGGCCTGCTGGAGGCTGAGGACTTGCAGGGGGCACTGCGGGTGCTGCTGCCCGGTGCCCGGTCCTGCGTGGAGCTGGCGGAGGAGCTGGGCTTGAGGCAGCAGCGTGGGCGCGAGTGGCATGCACAGGGCTGCCGTGCTGTGAGCGGGCAGGGGCTGCCCGAGGCGCTGGAGAAGCTGGCTGGGCTGGTGAAGCGCTACCGGAAGGCCAGGAGGCTTTGA